One genomic segment of Cardinium endosymbiont of Philonthus spinipes includes these proteins:
- the truA gene encoding tRNA pseudouridine(38-40) synthase TruA, with product MRYFIYISYFGKAYSGWQIQKNAVAVQQVIEMALGKLLATAVVVSGSSRTDKGVHAVQQVAHFDLVTPIDPTHLAYKMNRILPSDISISAIRPVIADAHARFDASHRKYAYTIVTEKDPFYRDKAVWLRRMPPLTLLNQIAAMFTGKADFEFFSKVTDATKGFMCNVEEAFWLQTDYKVVFYIKANRFLRGMVRAIVGMILKVATGQMDVTTLTQLIRHKPEVRPTLTLMPPHGLTLMEVGYPEALFIQ from the coding sequence ATGCGTTATTTTATATATATATCCTATTTTGGTAAAGCCTATAGTGGCTGGCAGATTCAAAAAAATGCAGTTGCGGTGCAACAGGTAATAGAAATGGCGCTTGGCAAGCTGCTAGCTACTGCAGTGGTTGTTTCAGGCAGCAGTCGAACAGATAAAGGGGTCCATGCAGTGCAACAGGTAGCCCATTTTGATCTCGTCACACCAATAGATCCTACCCATTTAGCCTACAAGATGAATAGGATTTTGCCATCTGATATCAGCATTAGCGCCATTCGGCCAGTAATAGCGGATGCCCATGCCCGTTTTGATGCAAGCCATCGTAAATATGCCTATACCATCGTTACAGAAAAAGATCCCTTTTATAGAGACAAAGCAGTCTGGTTGCGCCGCATGCCACCGCTTACCTTATTGAACCAGATAGCAGCTATGTTTACCGGGAAAGCTGATTTTGAATTTTTCAGTAAGGTAACCGATGCAACAAAGGGTTTTATGTGTAATGTAGAGGAGGCTTTTTGGCTGCAGACAGATTACAAGGTTGTTTTTTACATAAAAGCAAATCGTTTTTTGCGAGGTATGGTGCGAGCGATTGTAGGGATGATCCTGAAAGTAGCAACTGGTCAAATGGATGTAACCACGTTAACACAACTCATTAGACACAAACCTGAGGTCCGTCCAACACTTACTTTAATGCCACCACACGGCTTAACATTAATGGAAGTAGGGTACCCAGAAGCCTTATTTATACAATAA
- the lpdA gene encoding dihydrolipoyl dehydrogenase, with protein MSQEYDLIVIGSGPGGYVAAIRAAQLGMQVAVIEQEALGGVCLNWGCIPTKSLLKSAQVLDYLNHAAAYGIEVAQVRPNFKAMMQRSRDVAATMSKGIHHLFKKHKITVLEGRGKLLPNGTASVTTPTGATHLYRAQHIILATGARSRQLPHLPIDGSHVIGYREALARTTQPASIVIVGGGAIGCEFAYFYHTIGTKVTLVECSPYLLPLEDEDVSKQILKSFTQKGMQVYTAAEVTKVEVVQASPIVHIATQSGDLQIRSDLVLAAVGVQPNIENIGLEENGILMEAGKVAVDPYYRTSCNGVYAIGDLVKGPALAHVASAEGIICVEKIAGLTPEPLDYKNLPACTYAQPEVASVGYTEKSAKEAGYDIKVGIFPFVASGKAHAAGTPEGFVKVIFDAQYGEWLGAHMVGAHVTEMIAEVVVARKLETTAYEIQNSTHPHPTMSEAIMEAVAAAYGEVIHL; from the coding sequence ATGTCTCAGGAATATGATCTTATTGTAATTGGAAGTGGTCCAGGTGGGTATGTTGCTGCTATTAGGGCTGCTCAGTTAGGTATGCAAGTCGCTGTTATAGAACAAGAAGCGTTGGGTGGTGTTTGCCTAAACTGGGGTTGTATTCCTACAAAATCATTGTTAAAAAGTGCTCAGGTATTGGATTATTTGAACCATGCTGCAGCTTATGGTATTGAAGTAGCTCAAGTTAGACCTAATTTTAAAGCCATGATGCAGCGGAGTCGGGATGTTGCAGCTACTATGAGCAAGGGCATTCACCATCTTTTTAAAAAGCATAAAATTACTGTTTTAGAAGGGCGTGGCAAGCTGCTTCCCAATGGTACTGCTTCCGTTACCACACCAACCGGTGCTACCCACCTTTACCGTGCGCAACATATTATCTTAGCCACTGGTGCAAGAAGCCGTCAGTTGCCGCATCTCCCTATTGATGGGTCCCATGTTATAGGCTACCGAGAAGCACTTGCACGCACGACTCAACCAGCCTCTATCGTGATTGTAGGAGGCGGTGCGATTGGATGTGAATTTGCCTACTTTTACCATACAATAGGCACCAAAGTGACTTTGGTGGAGTGTAGCCCCTATTTATTGCCCCTTGAAGATGAAGATGTATCCAAACAAATCCTCAAATCTTTTACTCAAAAAGGTATGCAGGTCTATACGGCTGCAGAAGTTACCAAAGTAGAGGTGGTGCAAGCTTCCCCTATAGTACATATTGCTACCCAATCAGGCGATCTACAGATTCGAAGCGATTTGGTCCTTGCTGCCGTTGGTGTACAGCCTAATATAGAAAATATTGGTTTAGAAGAGAATGGAATTCTTATGGAAGCAGGTAAGGTTGCGGTAGATCCCTATTATAGGACCAGTTGTAATGGGGTTTATGCGATTGGAGACCTTGTCAAAGGGCCCGCTTTAGCCCATGTAGCCTCGGCAGAAGGGATTATTTGTGTAGAAAAAATAGCAGGTCTTACACCAGAGCCATTGGATTACAAGAATCTACCCGCTTGCACCTATGCACAACCTGAAGTAGCTTCCGTAGGTTATACAGAAAAATCTGCAAAAGAAGCCGGTTATGATATTAAAGTAGGCATCTTCCCATTTGTTGCTTCTGGCAAAGCACATGCAGCTGGTACGCCAGAAGGGTTTGTAAAAGTAATTTTTGATGCCCAGTATGGGGAATGGCTTGGTGCACATATGGTGGGTGCCCATGTCACAGAAATGATTGCAGAAGTAGTTGTGGCACGTAAGTTGGAAACTACTGCATATGAAATTCAAAATAGTACCCATCCCCACCCGACTATGTCAGAAGCCATTATGGAAGCAGTGGCTGCTGCTTATGGAGAAGTGATTCACCTTTAA
- a CDS encoding anaerobic C4-dicarboxylate transporter family protein — MLLIGLAILLLASFLGSRLQGMSLSMLGGLGVWLFMVFLNATPADPPFQIVLCIAAVVAAVGTIEAAGGLSYLVQLAELCIRKHPRSIIYISPMVTYAITFLGGTNHIAYSILPVIAEVSKEVGIRPERPLSLSVIAALHGALASPISSIMVILSGFLKLSGIEIVTIFKIIIPSTIGGLLMATFVTSLLGKEMPEGSTATETTATAMPSTLLPRGAGTAKLSIVCFLLGGLATVLIDSVQSLRPSWEINGLKTLLPSAYIMPLVMLSTAASIMLLCRIAPKAITQGKAFTAGVQGMFSILGIAWLSSTFVQSNKPVLLEFISTYLSAPWQFSIILLSMAAIIGSSATTIQAVFPLGIALGIPPKILLASAAAVNGVFIIPIYPTMLAAMHLDTTGTTRIGKFLFNHSFMLPGLVSIAGAIGIGFLLVYIGGL; from the coding sequence ATGCTGCTTATAGGCTTAGCGATACTGTTACTCGCTTCTTTTTTGGGATCTCGGTTACAAGGCATGAGTTTGAGCATGCTGGGCGGGTTGGGTGTATGGTTATTTATGGTGTTTTTAAATGCAACGCCAGCAGATCCTCCTTTTCAAATCGTGCTTTGTATTGCTGCAGTAGTTGCAGCAGTGGGCACCATAGAGGCTGCAGGTGGGTTGAGCTATCTGGTGCAACTGGCTGAGTTATGTATTCGAAAACACCCACGTAGCATTATATATATTAGCCCTATGGTAACCTATGCGATTACCTTTTTGGGTGGTACCAACCATATTGCTTATTCTATTCTTCCTGTTATTGCAGAGGTTTCTAAAGAAGTAGGCATTAGACCAGAGCGCCCTTTATCACTTTCTGTTATTGCCGCTTTGCACGGTGCGCTTGCTAGTCCTATTTCTTCTATAATGGTTATTTTAAGCGGGTTTTTAAAGCTTTCTGGCATAGAAATTGTTACCATTTTTAAGATTATCATTCCTTCAACCATTGGTGGATTACTCATGGCAACATTTGTAACCAGCCTATTGGGTAAAGAGATGCCCGAGGGCTCAACGGCAACAGAAACAACAGCAACAGCTATGCCCTCTACCCTACTGCCACGTGGTGCTGGGACGGCAAAGCTTTCGATTGTTTGTTTCTTGCTAGGTGGCTTGGCTACTGTTTTAATAGATTCTGTGCAATCTTTACGCCCTTCTTGGGAAATAAATGGCTTAAAAACGCTCCTGCCCTCTGCATACATTATGCCTCTTGTAATGTTATCTACCGCTGCATCTATTATGTTGTTGTGCCGGATTGCACCCAAGGCTATTACCCAGGGTAAGGCCTTTACTGCTGGCGTACAAGGGATGTTCTCTATTTTAGGTATTGCTTGGCTAAGTAGTACATTTGTGCAGAGTAATAAGCCAGTTTTACTGGAGTTCATATCAACTTACCTTTCTGCACCCTGGCAATTTTCTATTATTCTACTCAGTATGGCTGCTATTATAGGTAGCTCTGCTACTACAATTCAGGCGGTATTTCCATTGGGTATCGCTTTAGGAATTCCCCCTAAAATATTATTGGCTTCTGCAGCAGCTGTAAATGGCGTCTTTATTATTCCAATTTATCCAACCATGTTGGCGGCTATGCATTTAGATACTACAGGTACAACCCGAATTGGCAAGTTCCTTTTTAACCATAGTTTTATGTTGCCAGGCTTGGTTTCAATCGCTGGTGCCATTGGCATCGGCTTCTTACTGGTTTATATCGGTGGTTTATAA
- a CDS encoding potassium/proton antiporter produces MHIVPESLLIAGSFLLFLSIVITKLSTRLGIPALIIFLLVGMAAGHEKLGNIDFHNPIAAQLLGAITLSLILFTGGIETEYKHIRPILWNGILLATVGILITTFSVGLFIWGITALWGGSIQFTLLEGLLMGSIVASTDAAAVFAIIRAKNMHLKANLSPLLELESGSNDTMAWFLMFLFKTLLITKQAISPMSAIFIFIQEMVVGGLAGFLVGKIMLLLLDNLRLANRSLYPGLMLAVVIFTYSATHFLHGNAFLAVYLVGLILGNKDFPHKKSIIQFCQGISWLMQIIMFIMLGLLVYPAKLIPIAGIGLLLSIFLMFVARPLSVFISLFFSKTLNLNHKIFVSWVGLRGAVPIVFATYPLLDNIHQADVIYHIVFFIVLTSILFQGTTLSPLAKWLQLEAPKVEKHEPTIQLSQEVDSALIEVMIPEDSPAIGKKIVQLSFPENVLIVLIKRNGVYVIPRGDTVITAFDLLMIMAEKNQAIHTIKEQLGVVH; encoded by the coding sequence ATGCATATAGTTCCAGAAAGCTTACTTATTGCCGGCTCTTTTTTACTTTTTCTCAGTATTGTGATTACCAAGCTGTCTACCAGATTGGGTATTCCAGCATTGATTATTTTTTTGTTGGTAGGCATGGCGGCAGGTCATGAAAAATTGGGCAATATTGATTTTCATAATCCCATAGCTGCTCAATTATTGGGTGCTATTACCCTGAGTTTGATTCTTTTTACAGGGGGTATAGAAACCGAGTATAAGCATATACGCCCCATTCTTTGGAATGGTATATTGTTGGCCACTGTAGGTATTTTAATTACTACCTTTAGTGTAGGGCTATTTATTTGGGGCATTACAGCCCTCTGGGGGGGTAGCATACAATTTACTTTATTAGAAGGGCTCCTGATGGGCTCAATTGTTGCTTCTACAGATGCAGCTGCTGTCTTTGCAATTATTCGCGCTAAAAACATGCACCTCAAGGCCAATCTCAGTCCTCTATTAGAGCTAGAATCTGGAAGTAACGATACAATGGCTTGGTTTTTAATGTTTTTGTTTAAAACATTACTCATTACCAAACAGGCCATTAGCCCCATGTCAGCTATTTTTATCTTTATTCAAGAGATGGTTGTAGGAGGGCTAGCTGGTTTTTTAGTCGGTAAAATCATGCTTTTACTGTTGGACAACTTGCGTCTTGCCAACCGTTCGCTTTACCCCGGCTTGATGCTGGCTGTTGTTATTTTTACCTATTCAGCTACACATTTTTTGCATGGCAATGCCTTTCTTGCCGTTTATCTTGTAGGATTGATTTTAGGGAATAAAGATTTCCCACATAAAAAAAGTATTATTCAATTTTGTCAAGGCATTTCTTGGTTGATGCAAATCATTATGTTTATTATGCTTGGGCTGTTGGTGTATCCTGCTAAGCTCATACCTATAGCTGGGATTGGCCTATTGCTTTCCATCTTTTTAATGTTTGTAGCCCGGCCGCTGAGTGTTTTTATTTCCTTGTTTTTTTCTAAAACATTAAACTTAAACCATAAGATTTTTGTCTCTTGGGTAGGTCTTAGAGGGGCGGTTCCGATTGTGTTTGCTACTTATCCATTGCTGGATAATATTCATCAAGCAGATGTGATCTACCATATTGTTTTTTTTATTGTGCTTACTTCTATCTTATTTCAAGGCACCACACTTTCGCCCCTTGCCAAGTGGCTACAACTAGAAGCACCCAAAGTGGAAAAACATGAACCTACCATTCAGTTGTCTCAAGAAGTAGACAGTGCATTAATAGAGGTGATGATTCCAGAAGATTCCCCTGCTATTGGTAAAAAAATAGTACAATTAAGCTTTCCAGAAAATGTATTGATTGTCCTTATAAAACGCAATGGCGTATATGTTATTCCCAGAGGTGATACAGTCATTACTGCTTTTGACTTGCTGATGATTATGGCAGAAAAGAATCAGGCCATTCATACGATAAAGGAGCAACTGGGTGTAGTACATTAG
- a CDS encoding enoyl-CoA hydratase/isomerase family protein, protein MEKTESLQSSLEDGILTITFKSGSKSFTLTDKRLIELRNVIQEVYDDDAIEGVIITGEGEEIFSLGAEVSELLKLSELNARKFAENGQEVLAFIENCPKPILAAVNGYAFGAGFELALACHFRFASENAIFAFPEIAYGVIPGFGGTQRLTQLLGKTKALEYLMTGKRIGAEDAERMGLVSEVVSYKEEMLKKAKKWLTSIANNADLALGMLVTCVNAAENPDENGFQTEANGFANCFKAVDLKEKLMKIFDKQALLEAK, encoded by the coding sequence ATGGAAAAAACAGAATCATTACAAAGTAGTCTAGAAGATGGTATTTTGACCATTACTTTTAAATCCGGTTCAAAATCTTTTACTTTAACAGATAAAAGGCTTATTGAATTGCGTAATGTCATTCAAGAAGTATATGACGATGATGCCATAGAAGGCGTAATCATTACTGGAGAAGGAGAAGAAATTTTCTCTTTAGGAGCGGAGGTTTCTGAGTTACTCAAGTTAAGTGAATTGAATGCAAGAAAGTTTGCAGAAAATGGCCAAGAGGTATTGGCTTTTATAGAAAATTGTCCTAAGCCTATTTTAGCTGCTGTGAATGGTTATGCATTTGGTGCTGGTTTTGAGCTGGCATTGGCTTGCCATTTTCGATTTGCTTCTGAGAATGCGATTTTTGCTTTTCCAGAAATTGCCTATGGAGTTATTCCTGGTTTTGGCGGCACCCAGCGGTTGACGCAGTTATTAGGAAAGACCAAAGCACTAGAATACCTCATGACTGGTAAGCGTATTGGTGCAGAAGATGCAGAGCGTATGGGCCTGGTGAGTGAAGTGGTCAGCTATAAGGAAGAAATGCTTAAAAAAGCTAAAAAGTGGCTTACCTCTATTGCCAACAATGCAGACCTAGCATTGGGCATGTTGGTAACTTGTGTCAATGCTGCTGAAAACCCAGATGAAAATGGCTTTCAAACAGAAGCCAATGGTTTTGCCAATTGTTTTAAAGCGGTAGATCTGAAAGAGAAACTTATGAAGATTTTTGATAAACAGGCGCTGCTAGAAGCGAAATAG
- a CDS encoding SET domain-containing protein-lysine N-methyltransferase, whose product MTLIVLFWILYKFALVFIFSCTGNQTKKTLHIFRTSYILDQQISNKAASNLPAGKRARVALQNFSLGEEGSSQNKKRKPSEYPLPPDLILNKESATVQISSSIRNNHVTATGTEVVAPANLNKSQNISAQDSTIKNRLKHTINNDTSLHSTPDKDTKEWLDSLPNTKFFKWLKREINNAPNSQLCKKIIAQLIALRKLKVPSTFTSSIYEKCTDLERYGNFLNKVLVKYEPSGYALTPKLQKILQHGIKLRNLSSMLGGAGHKSPEAFEALINTLSDENMLDKLKKLKDLGFEVSSLSSMVHHSRHKSAETFEALTNKLTNQKNRNKLKKLKALGFEASNLSSMLNGAGKKSAEAFETLLNKLTDRKNRKKLKKLKALGFEPSNLSSMVNGAGHKSPEAFEQLINKLSDENILTNLKKLKALGFEVSNLSSMVSGAGHKSAEAFEALIHKLSDENIRDNLKKLKDLGFEVSNLSSMVNGAGHKSPEAFEQLINKLTNKESFSKLETLQAQGIQCGHLSALVRGSGMKAFDALNDVINILTNDKYLDTIKKVSAAIYTTPDVINKNDEILVSSKASKLLKAIGDLRKQPSINDPSEHRQFKKFLTDCYAKGNHVEDSLLEVQKVSNDDPRKSLHGQDKVVAKKKITKGTILGIYTGILLCEEDPIDHAIEFAYLATKGIYGVNKLNSYSFGIDLDTSVPLYLSACGRGNILAKINANQTYDAQSNDHQANKPNVLALWSSYDGVTPFILFSATQDIPANTELLLDYGQLYWSDHNGNDDVSNPDANAYRSCLAQKKHYVGQSNSIMVLKLFNKHNPDLYQKLVEYIETPCFSALEGKDRMIECRKIDDANTIDYRIYKLPGEAAIGKPSQDYYSIDWHPSVGLDALNKYTYLFTPVDRPIISKNISPPSY is encoded by the coding sequence ATGACCTTAATCGTCCTGTTTTGGATATTATATAAATTTGCCTTAGTTTTTATTTTTTCTTGCACTGGAAATCAAACAAAAAAGACTTTACACATATTCCGAACAAGTTATATATTGGATCAGCAAATAAGCAATAAAGCAGCATCAAATCTCCCTGCTGGCAAACGAGCTAGAGTAGCGCTACAAAATTTTTCTTTGGGCGAAGAGGGATCAAGCCAAAATAAAAAAAGGAAACCATCTGAGTATCCACTACCGCCTGATCTAATCCTCAATAAAGAAAGCGCAACTGTTCAAATATCATCAAGCATACGCAATAATCATGTTACCGCTACTGGTACGGAGGTGGTTGCTCCAGCTAATTTGAATAAAAGTCAAAATATATCTGCTCAAGACAGTACAATAAAAAACAGACTAAAACATACAATCAACAATGATACTAGTCTCCATAGTACTCCAGACAAGGATACAAAAGAGTGGTTAGACAGTTTGCCCAATACAAAATTTTTTAAATGGTTAAAACGGGAAATAAATAATGCGCCAAATAGCCAATTATGTAAAAAAATAATAGCCCAACTTATTGCTTTGCGCAAATTGAAGGTGCCCTCTACGTTCACCAGTAGTATATACGAAAAATGCACGGATCTAGAACGCTATGGAAATTTCCTGAATAAAGTTTTGGTAAAATATGAGCCGTCCGGGTATGCACTAACACCTAAACTACAGAAGATATTGCAACATGGTATTAAGCTGCGCAATCTATCCAGTATGTTAGGTGGCGCTGGTCATAAATCCCCTGAAGCATTTGAAGCGTTAATCAATACGCTAAGCGATGAGAATATGCTGGACAAGCTTAAAAAATTAAAAGACTTAGGCTTTGAAGTAAGCAGTCTATCCAGTATGGTACATCACTCGCGTCATAAATCCGCTGAAACTTTTGAAGCGTTGACTAATAAGCTAACCAATCAGAAAAATCGGAACAAGCTTAAAAAGTTAAAAGCATTAGGCTTTGAAGCAAGCAATCTATCCAGTATGTTAAATGGCGCTGGTAAAAAATCCGCTGAAGCGTTTGAAACGTTACTCAATAAGTTAACCGATCGGAAAAATCGGAAAAAGCTTAAAAAGTTAAAAGCATTAGGCTTTGAACCAAGCAATCTATCCAGTATGGTAAATGGCGCTGGTCATAAATCCCCTGAAGCATTTGAGCAGTTAATCAATAAGCTAAGCGATGAGAATATACTGACCAATCTTAAAAAGTTAAAAGCATTAGGGTTTGAAGTAAGCAATCTATCCAGTATGGTAAGTGGCGCTGGTCATAAATCCGCTGAAGCGTTTGAAGCGTTAATTCATAAGCTAAGCGATGAGAATATACGGGACAATCTTAAAAAATTAAAAGACTTAGGCTTTGAAGTAAGCAATCTATCCAGTATGGTAAATGGCGCTGGTCATAAATCCCCTGAAGCATTTGAGCAGTTAATCAATAAGCTAACCAATAAAGAGAGCTTCTCTAAGCTTGAAACATTACAAGCACAAGGTATTCAGTGTGGTCATTTATCTGCCCTGGTAAGAGGATCAGGTATGAAAGCATTTGATGCATTAAACGATGTAATCAACATACTAACCAACGACAAATATCTTGACACCATAAAAAAGGTTTCTGCTGCTATCTATACCACCCCAGATGTAATCAATAAAAATGATGAAATTTTGGTAAGTAGCAAGGCAAGTAAGCTGCTAAAAGCTATAGGAGATTTGAGAAAACAACCATCTATTAATGACCCAAGCGAACATAGACAATTCAAGAAGTTTTTAACAGATTGCTATGCTAAAGGTAACCATGTAGAGGATAGTCTTTTGGAAGTACAAAAAGTCTCTAATGATGACCCTAGGAAAAGTTTGCATGGACAAGATAAAGTAGTAGCTAAAAAAAAGATAACCAAAGGTACTATACTAGGTATTTATACCGGTATATTGCTATGTGAGGAAGACCCTATCGATCATGCAATTGAGTTTGCTTATTTAGCTACAAAAGGCATTTATGGGGTAAATAAACTAAATAGTTATAGTTTTGGTATCGACCTTGATACATCTGTCCCACTCTATCTGAGTGCATGCGGAAGAGGGAATATCTTAGCCAAGATTAATGCCAATCAGACTTATGATGCTCAATCTAATGACCATCAAGCCAATAAACCCAATGTGTTAGCCTTATGGAGTAGTTATGATGGGGTGACACCATTTATATTGTTTTCTGCAACGCAGGATATTCCAGCTAACACAGAACTGTTATTGGATTATGGTCAACTATACTGGTCTGATCATAATGGTAATGATGATGTGTCTAATCCAGATGCCAATGCCTATAGGTCTTGCTTAGCGCAAAAAAAACATTACGTAGGGCAAAGCAACAGTATAATGGTACTGAAATTGTTTAACAAACACAACCCTGACTTATATCAAAAATTAGTAGAATATATAGAAACACCGTGCTTTAGTGCATTAGAAGGTAAAGATAGAATGATAGAATGCAGAAAAATTGATGATGCCAACACAATAGATTATCGTATATACAAACTGCCAGGAGAAGCAGCTATAGGGAAACCATCTCAAGATTATTACTCAATTGACTGGCATCCATCCGTTGGATTGGATGCATTGAACAAATATACTTATCTATTCACGCCTGTGGATCGGCCCATTATCTCCAAAAATATTAGCCCTCCCTCTTATTAA
- the mnmE gene encoding tRNA uridine-5-carboxymethylaminomethyl(34) synthesis GTPase MnmE, which yields MHYNQDPIVALATPQGVGAIAVVRLSGKGVIEMVNQLFCGSDLTQQASHTIHFGLIKQGDVTIDEVLVSIFIAPHSFTKEDAVEISCHGAPFIVEQLIQLLVAQGVRIAEPGEFTKRAFLNGRFDLAQAEAVADLIAADSKLAHQTALHQMRGGFSLELQTLRKALCHFAAMLALELDFAEEDVAFLDRKDLKILAGALIENLTPLIDSFSLGNAIKQGVSVVIVGKPNVGKSTLLNQLLQEERAIVSPIAGTTRDAIEGTLHLGGIRFRFVDTAGLREKTLDSIEAIGIERTKQQLSKACVVLYLVDLSHMTLKQAEEDLVALGLEGLPLLKIGNKIDLAPAAALENFKDYLLIAAQAGRGIAELKGKLLELVAQKPTDGSATIIINIRHCDRLQKSKEALEAVVTGLGEERSNELLVVDINRALQALGEITGEITTEEILGEIFSKFCIGK from the coding sequence ATGCATTATAATCAAGATCCTATTGTTGCACTAGCTACACCACAAGGTGTTGGTGCCATTGCCGTAGTGCGCCTATCTGGAAAGGGGGTCATTGAAATGGTCAACCAACTATTTTGTGGAAGTGATTTAACCCAACAAGCCTCCCATACGATCCATTTTGGCCTCATAAAACAGGGAGATGTTACAATTGATGAGGTATTGGTTTCCATTTTTATTGCGCCCCACTCCTTTACTAAAGAAGATGCTGTGGAAATTTCTTGTCATGGTGCACCTTTTATTGTCGAACAATTGATCCAATTGCTTGTAGCACAAGGTGTTCGCATAGCGGAGCCGGGTGAATTTACCAAAAGGGCGTTTTTAAATGGACGGTTTGATTTAGCTCAAGCAGAAGCGGTAGCTGATTTGATTGCAGCCGATAGCAAACTAGCCCATCAAACTGCGCTGCATCAAATGCGCGGTGGCTTTTCTTTAGAACTACAAACTTTGCGTAAAGCATTATGCCACTTTGCAGCAATGTTGGCACTAGAACTAGATTTTGCAGAAGAGGATGTTGCCTTCTTAGACAGAAAGGATTTAAAAATCTTAGCTGGTGCATTGATTGAAAACTTAACGCCACTTATAGATAGTTTTAGCCTAGGCAATGCTATCAAACAGGGGGTTTCTGTTGTGATTGTGGGCAAGCCCAATGTGGGTAAATCAACCTTATTGAACCAACTATTACAAGAAGAACGGGCCATTGTTTCGCCTATAGCAGGTACTACACGAGATGCCATTGAGGGAACATTACACTTAGGGGGCATACGGTTTAGGTTTGTGGATACAGCTGGTTTACGGGAAAAGACATTAGATTCCATAGAAGCAATAGGCATTGAACGCACCAAGCAGCAACTCAGCAAAGCCTGTGTAGTGCTCTACCTAGTTGACCTCTCCCATATGACCTTGAAACAAGCAGAAGAAGATTTAGTTGCATTGGGTTTGGAAGGCTTGCCGCTACTTAAAATTGGCAATAAAATAGATCTTGCGCCAGCTGCTGCGCTAGAAAATTTTAAAGATTATTTGCTGATTGCCGCACAAGCTGGTAGGGGGATCGCAGAACTTAAAGGTAAACTTTTGGAATTAGTAGCGCAAAAACCTACCGATGGGTCAGCCACTATTATAATCAATATACGCCATTGCGACCGATTGCAAAAAAGTAAAGAAGCATTAGAAGCTGTGGTTACAGGACTTGGGGAAGAACGGTCCAATGAGTTACTGGTAGTGGATATAAACCGTGCCCTACAGGCATTGGGTGAAATTACGGGAGAGATTACGACAGAAGAGATTTTAGGAGAAATTTTTTCTAAATTTTGTATTGGGAAATAA